The DNA window GCGGCACCATCTGCCTCGTCtgtttctctaacctcatctctAACCCTCACTCTCCAACTATCCATGTCTCTTACGCTCTCTCCCAGCTCTCTCGTTCCCTCTCCATACCTCATTTCATTCACTCCATCGTCACTTTTCATTCTCACTTCTTCGTTTCACCTCTCGTCACTGCTCTCTCCTCTTTCGACGACGAGCCTATCGCTGAACAACTCGTTAATCTCATCCTCAACCTCGCTGCTTCATCGGATCCTTCCGTTTGCCGTGAATTTGTTGCTAGGGTTTCAGATCGTGTTTCTTCTGGTGCTTTAGGTTGGAGTCCACGTCAGTTGCACTCGGTAATTTCATTTTCAGTTTCCAATTTTAACTTCTCAGTGATGATTGCAATTGTTAAGTGCTAATCAGTGATTATTAGTACAAATAATTTGAGGATCTATTCTGCACCTGCATTGATTAGTTGTTACTTTCGGAAAATAAGGAGTATTAGTACAAATGTTTTGAGAATCTACTATGTTCATGCATTGATTAACCGTTATCTCTGTAGTactgacacctctgaaaaaaggcGTGTCAGTGTCGGACACCGACATTGACACGACACCAACACTTATGATTACattcaatttattcattttttctaatTATTATTGGTATCGACGTGTCAGTGTCGGTATCATGTCTGGTGTATGTGTTTGTGCTTCATAGGCAGTTACTCGTCAAGTGTGTTCAAAATTGATGTACTATAAATAATATGTTACTATAAAGTGAATCAAAAGTTTTATGACCTGTTTTTGATGTTCTGAATCTTCTGATGATGATGCTATTGTGTGTAAAGCTTCACTGCCTAGGTGTTCTTCTGAATTGTGAGAAGGAGGATGATCTCCATGTACACATCAAAGACATATATAGTCTCATTTCCGTTCTTGTTACAGGTCTTCAATTGCCAAGGTGAAAAAATATGTTGAATGTTGTCATCTAGATGTGTTTTTGTCACTTTTAGATAGATTTGTTTTACATTTTGTATGTGTTTTACTTCTCGGTGCAGTGAGGAGATTCGTGGAGAAGTCCTTTTTGTGCTTTACAAATTATCCGCTCTTGATAGTATATCAGAAGCGGGTGATGGAAGTGATATGTTGATCCCCTTTTGTCCAAAGCTTTTGTACCTACTGACAGATGTTCTGTTGAAGACCCAAAATGATGATGTTCGCCTGAATTGTATTGGTACGTTATCGATTTTTAATTTCAACATTTGTGTTCATCAAAGAGAATGCTTGCAATTTCTTTTTTTGTATGTCCTTTTGTTTTTCCCTTTTGTTAAGCCTATTTTGGACATGAAGCGACAATAGGGGATTCTTTTTTTCCCCACCTTTTCTGTACTCATTTAGATGCAAACAAAGATGATTGATATTAAGAGGCCCATGTTCCAAGTCATGCATCACTTTTGCTGACTAAGTTATATCATGAATGTCGGCTGAAGGTCGATTTCCGGATAGCATGCATTGTTAAGCACAAGTTGCTCGCCTAATGCACATGCGATTAACATTAATCTTTCCAAGGCAAGTTAGAAGTCAGTGTAGCCACAGTTTACCGAATAGGTTTAGTAAGATAAGATAGTTTGCTATACAACTTCCATTCTTGTCTTATTACGAGCTATGATTAATAGTACTTTATTGCTCATCAGCACTTTTGACAATGTTGGCTCGAAGACAGTTGCTCAGGGAAGAATCTGTATATGATATTGGTAACATGTCTTTAGCTGGCGAAGTTAGTTCTAAAGAAACTGAAGATAGAGCCAAGGGAGCATCTCTGGTTAATCTGTTTGCTGAAGCAATCAAAGGCCCATTACTTTCATCAGAGAGTCAAGTCCAAATCGGCACTCTAGATCTGCTCTTTCATTATTTGTCTTCAGTTGGGACTACAGGCGATCAGATTCAAGTCTTAGTGGAAGAAAATATTGcagattatttatttgaaatattgAGACTATCAGGTGAGAACTTTATTCAGTTGGGACTTCAGGCATTCAGATTCAAGTCTTCCTAAACTTTATATCCTCATTATCTGTGTAAAGTTTACACTATTCTGATTTAGCTTGGATTATTTTTCCCCATTAAAAGTCTGTGAATGCATAACTTAATTTTAACCTTACTGCTATAACTAAGCAGCTTACTAATTAGTTTCTGAATGAACAGAGAATAAGGATCCGGAAGTCAAGACGTGCCTTCAGGTACTAAATCTTTTATCCAATTCAGAGGAAGCTTTTAGGCCGAGGCTGGTTGTTGGGTTTTCAACTCTGGTTCCAGTACTGCGCTATGTGACTGAAGTTCCTTTTCATCCGGTTCAATGCGAGACACTGAAACTCATTTATGAATGCATTTCTGAGTGTCCTGGAGCTGTATCAACTTCTCAGCTGGAGGAGCTTGTCCTTGTTTTGATAAGAATGCTTATAAAGTATTCTGATGGGGAGATGGGCATGGTTCCTGAGACGTTTATAATGACTTGCTCAGTATTTGTGGCTCTTATGAGATCTCCAACTTGTAATGGAGCTTTAGATCTCTCAAAATCAATTTTGGAAGCAGTCAAACATGCAATTTTAGCTTGTCTCTATGTGTCTGAGAGGAATATCAACCAAATTTTGCAATGCTTGTACCTACTTAATGAGGCATATGCCTACAGTCATGATGCAAACTCCACTCACACTAGCAAATTAGAACTTAGAAGCGGTGTTCTAGATATATGCAGAACACATTTATTGCCCTGGCTTGCAACAGGCATCAATGAAATGGAAGAAGAAATTATCCTGGGCGTGCTAGAAATTTTTCATTCGATACTGCTTCCGCATTGTACTATTAACTCTAGAGAATTTGCAGAGACTTTGATGTCATTCTGCTGGTTCAGTTTTTCATATGGATGTTTGGGGTTATATGCAGGAGATAGGATGAAACAGAGAATATATTTGCTAATCGGTTCACTCATAGATTCTCTACTGGGAAATGATACTGGACAACCTATTGAAgatgctgctttacatctgcctTCTGACCCTGTCGATTTACTTTTTATGCTGGGACAAAGGAGTACAGACAATTTAGATTTTTCTCCTTGTCAGTCTGCTGCTTTGTTAATTATGTACACTAGTTCACTATATGACGAAAGGTAGTGAACTACAAAATCCATTTGAGTCTTATTATCCTCATTAACAATTCACAAACACTTTTTTTGGCTAACTAATTTCTGATTTTCATTGCTAGACTTGCAGATGATAAGTTGGTTTTAGCTTCTCTTGAACAATATGTTCTACTTAATAGCAGTGATTTTCATGATTGGACAACTGATAATTTGATGGTGACTCGATTGGTGAATTTCTACAGTTTGTTGAGGGGTCTTGGCAATATGAACTATCAAATTCACTATAGTCGAGAAGCTGAGGAGATTATATTCCAGCTTATAAACAATGGTAAATGGGATTTACTTTCTGCAAGAATTCACACAGTATCATTGAAGTGGTTGTTTCAACAAGAGAATATAACTGAATCACTGTGTCATCAGATTTTGAAATTCTGCAGAAACTATAATTTAGAAGGGGATGCCATGATTAATGGAAGCAGTAACCAAACTGTAAATGTACAGACACTTGCAGAGTTAGTATCCATTGAGGATAACTATGGAGCTAGAATTTTCGTGTGCATATTAGCACAACTCGCTGAGGAAGAAGGCCAGGAACATGACATAGTTTCTATTCTGAATCTAATGGCAACTATGATTCATTTATGTCCAGCTGCTTCTAATCAACTATCTTTGCATGGAATAGGGACAGCAATCAGAACTCAGTGCTTCTCGACAACAACTTCCATGCCCATCTTGATTTTAGTTTTTAGTACTTTGAGTTCAGTGCATCCTAAAACACTATCAACTGATCAGAGTTGGGTTGCAGTAACCATGAAGGTGAGTAACTGAATTTCATTTATGCATGTTACATCCCATTTTCATATACtaaaatgttaattttttataaagttgTTAAACAACAATAACCAAGCCTTACCCACTTAATGGGgttggctacatggatcaactttcggCATAATGTTCTATCCGGGACCATATTTCTATCAAATTTGTTAATGACTACTGCCATTAGATTCTTCCATATGCAGGACTCACTTTTCTTTTAGAGTGGATTACTGAcaccaatattttttatttggctAAAGTACAGTGTACTTTTGTTCTTTCCAATTTACTCCTGCTTTAGAATTAGTTCCTGGACTTTCTGTTTGTGCCAATTTACCTGGGTATTTATCAGACTAAATGTGGTTTGTTACCCGGCCATCTCTCTttaactaggactttattaactTTTGTTGATATGGATGTCATTTTCCCAATTTTTTAATTTGCAATAAGATAGAAACTGGTACTGAACAGAAACAATTGGATAAATGGAATACTTTATTGATAATAACTCTGATGAACAATTCAAAACCCGAATATTACACTTACACACCTTACAATAGCTATAAGAAACTAGTGCAGAGTATTAGGACTCACACACCAAGATTCGAGAGCTTGGTTCTCTCCCTCTCAAGTGTCTAAGTCTTACACTCACAACTTCACGATAATCAGAACATGGTTATGTTCCCTTCTTATCCTGCCTAAGTTTTGTAACTgctcctaataataataatagttagtgtAATGTAATAGTATAGTACTATTTGTTACTCCTAGACTCACTGCTACAGATAACATTTATAATGGTTGCTCCTATGCCTGTAAGGCTGTAACTGCTACTTGACAGCATTTAACATGTTTTATTTGTACCCATTCTTCttataaatgttttttataaGAGGTCTAACACAATCCTGAAGGATGTTATTTAACATCCACATTTTAGACAAGGCTAAGCCGTAGTCTCTATGGCAATGATTTCTGTTAGTTCTAATAGCATGTACCACTTTTGCAGATGATGGAGTACTCCATTCCACCAATGAAGGACGATATCTTAAGTCAAGAAAGTCTCTTCGTGATTGGCATTCTTTCCTTGATCTTACATCTTTCCACCAATAAAGTACTTGAAGAGACTTCAAAGCCCATTCTTTTCAATACTTGTATAATATCTGTCATCAATACTATAGTCTGTGCAGCTTCTTCAAAAGGACCTGCTTTGGTTGACCATGATGAGGGAACAAGCACCGGAGAAACTTTAATATTTGTTCTTTTGCTTCATTACTTTGCTGTTAAAAGGTAAGCCCACTTGCCTCAGTAGTAGTAAAATAAAAGAGCACTTATGCTCTTCTTGCAGGGGCAATTTCTGCTTGAAGGGAGTAATAGTTAATAAAAAACTAGATAaattaaactaatgatttgaaaatataatgaagttGGTGTTGAAATTACTTTAACCCTGATATAGATTCTCAAATGGTGCCGGTTTCTTAAAatttgttttagaaaaaaaaatagattgaGATATTGAAAGATAGGAAATACAATAGAAGGCTGAAATATTTTGAGATGAGAATATATAAAAACAGACCATCTGGTTATAATTTGATATTTCCAAGTTGCAAACTTTGAAAGCTGTCTTTAAATTGTATCATAAAATATGTTTACATTCAATGGAGTAACTCATAATGCTCACTTATATCATTAATGAAAGATATGATTATgggaaaacaattttaaaaactcACTCCTTTTAATACTGAATATatcaatattttaatataatttgttattcaaagtgATTTACTTATGCTTTTATAAGAGAACAtgtgattttttaaataataactaGTTAGTTAACTTACTGTCTAAGAAAACAAATGGGCAGGGAAAGCAGCATCCTTCCAAACTAGAGATGATTTAGTAAGGCCTTACCCTAACCATTGTCAGGGTAATGTAAAATTAGTTCTTAACTAGATAATGTCAGTGTTAGATTTGCTGAATAAATATTAATTCTTAATTTAGATCC is part of the Vicia villosa cultivar HV-30 ecotype Madison, WI linkage group LG2, Vvil1.0, whole genome shotgun sequence genome and encodes:
- the LOC131646182 gene encoding protein PUTATIVE RECOMBINATION INITIATION DEFECT 1 — encoded protein: MYMSIDSQNIDVEDDGDSRCCCSHGHRSSLNLQTQHGGTICLVCFSNLISNPHSPTIHVSYALSQLSRSLSIPHFIHSIVTFHSHFFVSPLVTALSSFDDEPIAEQLVNLILNLAASSDPSVCREFVARVSDRVSSGALGWSPRQLHSLHCLGVLLNCEKEDDLHVHIKDIYSLISVLVTGLQLPSEEIRGEVLFVLYKLSALDSISEAGDGSDMLIPFCPKLLYLLTDVLLKTQNDDVRLNCIALLTMLARRQLLREESVYDIGNMSLAGEVSSKETEDRAKGASLVNLFAEAIKGPLLSSESQVQIGTLDLLFHYLSSVGTTGDQIQVLVEENIADYLFEILRLSENKDPEVKTCLQVLNLLSNSEEAFRPRLVVGFSTLVPVLRYVTEVPFHPVQCETLKLIYECISECPGAVSTSQLEELVLVLIRMLIKYSDGEMGMVPETFIMTCSVFVALMRSPTCNGALDLSKSILEAVKHAILACLYVSERNINQILQCLYLLNEAYAYSHDANSTHTSKLELRSGVLDICRTHLLPWLATGINEMEEEIILGVLEIFHSILLPHCTINSREFAETLMSFCWFSFSYGCLGLYAGDRMKQRIYLLIGSLIDSLLGNDTGQPIEDAALHLPSDPVDLLFMLGQRSTDNLDFSPCQSAALLIMYTSSLYDERLADDKLVLASLEQYVLLNSSDFHDWTTDNLMVTRLVNFYSLLRGLGNMNYQIHYSREAEEIIFQLINNGKWDLLSARIHTVSLKWLFQQENITESLCHQILKFCRNYNLEGDAMINGSSNQTVNVQTLAELVSIEDNYGARIFVCILAQLAEEEGQEHDIVSILNLMATMIHLCPAASNQLSLHGIGTAIRTQCFSTTTSMPILILVFSTLSSVHPKTLSTDQSWVAVTMKMMEYSIPPMKDDILSQESLFVIGILSLILHLSTNKVLEETSKPILFNTCIISVINTIVCAASSKGPALVDHDEGTSTGETLIFVLLLHYFAVKSLHAILPGFVDWQNFFVSMNSSEPLAFIGIRCHDLCRLLHFGSPVVKIIASYCLLELFNRISDQIDSKHEDLKCTFGYLMSLRNILEGLVFYNDPTVATNCALCLSILLRWENLAKETEQLGKSSWFRLIIEEMTVSLAAPAVASQSFTSSQTPAVLLAVALLKLNKIPRWMKSVLNSSCISGILENLTATDLSSEILVLFRQLLKSDFLSTVQIATINQILQECRRHMYSNNNAQDSLPSEPIKKVLAMPYDLGDICRHLIDLMASEAYLEMDFWGFHMGSKRLLEEIELFFSTLTVDDDSCR